CACCGAGGCGGTGATCTACGACGTGACCGCCGGCAACCGGGCGATGGCCCGCACGCTGGAGGACAGCGACCGGCTGCTCGGCTACCTCACGGTCAACCCGCGCCGGCTCGACGACGCCGAACGCGACCTGCGGGAGCTGCTGCCCACGGGCCGATTCGTCGGGGTGAAGATCCACACCGACTACACGGGGTCCCCGGTGGCCTCCCCCCAGACCCGGGCGGCCCTGGAGCTGGTCGCCGCGCACGACCTGCCCGCCCTGGTGCACACCTGGGACGCCACCCCGCTGGACCTGGCCCAGGCCTGCGCCGACATCCCCCGGCTGCGGGCCATCGCGGGCCACATGGGCGCCAACGGGTGGCGCCATGCCGTCGAGGCCGCGAACGCGGTGGACAACCTCTGGCTCGAACCCTGCTTCTCCCACACCGAGGCCGGACGCTTCGCCGCGGTCGCGGCGGCCGTCGACCCCCGGCGGCTGCTGTTCGGCACCGACGCCACCCTCATCGACCCGGCCGCCGCCTACGGGGCCGTGCTCGCCGCCGACCTCGACCCCGAGCTGGCCGAGCGGGTCGCCTGGCGCAACGCCGCCGACCTGTTCCGGCTCGACGTCGACGGCTGACCCCGACCCCCGCGCACACGACGCGGGGGCCGCCTCCCGAACCGGGAAGCGGCCCCCGCCGTCGTACGCCCGCCGACTACTTCTTCGGCAGCGGGAACCGGGCCAGGTCGTTGCCGAGCATGCCCCAGGTGGCCCTGCCGTCCGGGGTGAAGTGGAACGACGGGTTGTTGTACCAGCCGCGCGGCACGTTGTCGTACAGCACGGTGGTCTCGCCGCCGGGCACCGTCGGCAGCTCGCAGATGTCGTTGGTCCAGTGCACCCAGGAGAACACCCGACCGTCGACCCCGTTGAACTGGCCGTAGCCGCCCAGGTCGCCCTCCATCACGATCCTGCGGGTGTGCAGGTCGTAGGCGAACCACGCGCCGCGCGGGCGGCGACCCATGGCGTACAGCAGGTTGCCCACCACGTGCAGGCTCTCGTACGACAGCCAGTCCGGCTTGATCTCCTCGCGCCACAGCAGCTGCCGGGTGACGATGTCGACGGCCGCCACCTGCGCGACCTTGCGGATCGGGCCGCTGGTGCCCTCACCGTAGGTGTCACCGGCGAGGTACGCGGTGGTGCCCTGCACCACGACGTCCATCACGCTCTGCTCGGGCAGGAACTCCCGGTGCGTGTCGAAGCTGTTGTCGGTCAGGTCGATGAAGGTCAGCGCGCCGGTGTGCCTGGTGGTCTGCGGGCTGGAGGCCACGATCAGCTGGTTGCGGGGCTTGTCGTGGTGGATCCGCTTGGTGCGCAGCTGCTCGTTGCCGAGCAGCCCGAGCACCGTGACGTCGAAGCTGTCCGGGTCGACCGACACGATCTGCGTGCTCGGGTACAGGCCGGCGTACACGACACCGGCCTTGCCCTCGGCCATCGCCTTGACCTCACCGTTGATGTCGAAACGGTCGCTCGTGCCGGCCTCCGGCCGGTGCACCGTCATCGCGTAGTGCCCGCCCACCCAGATCGTGTTGCGGGTGTGCCGCATCATCGACTGGATCGTCTCCGGGTAGCCGAAGCCGCGGGTGGCCGTCTGCCACACGGTCGCCGCGCCGCCCGGGGTCGCCTTCCACACGTGCCCGAGCCCGGTCACCCCGAGCAGCGCGCCACCGGGCAGCGGCGCGAGCAACTGGTTCTCCACGTTGGCCAGGGGCTGTCCCACCTTGGCCAGGCCGTCGGCCGTCACCTCGTACAGGTTGGTGGTCAGCCGGCACAGCGCGTACACGGTGCCGTCGCTGCCGACCGTCAGCTGGTCGATGTAGCGGTCCTCGGCCGGGATGTCGCGCGACACCCGGCCGGAGC
This genomic interval from Micromonospora coxensis contains the following:
- a CDS encoding amidohydrolase family protein, with protein sequence MIIDVHAHWGPWFFSMQVGDLATNLAVMDRYGIDLAVVSATEAVIYDVTAGNRAMARTLEDSDRLLGYLTVNPRRLDDAERDLRELLPTGRFVGVKIHTDYTGSPVASPQTRAALELVAAHDLPALVHTWDATPLDLAQACADIPRLRAIAGHMGANGWRHAVEAANAVDNLWLEPCFSHTEAGRFAAVAAAVDPRRLLFGTDATLIDPAAAYGAVLAADLDPELAERVAWRNAADLFRLDVDG
- a CDS encoding YncE family protein, with the translated sequence MTAAVRGAAVIGDSVFITSRFNTPEGRMRLGEFDVHTGENRAIVDLPIPSNGGQKAAADGRYVYLGPAGSAYVYRYDPQSREVVAWSRAGGATTWYYDMVVHGEHLYIGTYPDCTVKRIRLADGSVETYGRISTSQYAAAVAVDDEYVYGGSAAPGTLLRWPKAGGAPTNLTSYLSSSPVGILDMLVHDGVVYVACGRQLISFAPDGSGRVSRDIPAEDRYIDQLTVGSDGTVYALCRLTTNLYEVTADGLAKVGQPLANVENQLLAPLPGGALLGVTGLGHVWKATPGGAATVWQTATRGFGYPETIQSMMRHTRNTIWVGGHYAMTVHRPEAGTSDRFDINGEVKAMAEGKAGVVYAGLYPSTQIVSVDPDSFDVTVLGLLGNEQLRTKRIHHDKPRNQLIVASSPQTTRHTGALTFIDLTDNSFDTHREFLPEQSVMDVVVQGTTAYLAGDTYGEGTSGPIRKVAQVAAVDIVTRQLLWREEIKPDWLSYESLHVVGNLLYAMGRRPRGAWFAYDLHTRRIVMEGDLGGYGQFNGVDGRVFSWVHWTNDICELPTVPGGETTVLYDNVPRGWYNNPSFHFTPDGRATWGMLGNDLARFPLPKK